A single Burkholderia savannae DNA region contains:
- a CDS encoding FlhC family transcriptional regulator has translation MDKKNSRETYRSIERLYVPNWLSERIQVTNFDLVDQMKWLLEMDGAFNDILAVERKEIDHVKHNEASLRNLLRTPFLMVAPTLETVEDWRCFVDETPTTVAVDQLFRKLPPLDALAKFSVEQHNRIFLDLVTSVIHLSVLAAPLLGITTAVATYLASVPTYKLRIALGRMQGLPLFRWRFNTPTFWYQFTASDLTDEMVAHQIMATSPIRMNSAPGKAGWSELRLPRDKNETYACALMAYGCRASTAASLFRLNQNAMRQRYVEMHGTSSPCGNTPNSLTWFVETPTNRLHGTIFTWLYRAALASGANAPQALIATNDVYQQIFGGKHAISVDRGCNLTRAMAADNRLTIAPCRTCRTEYIVSNNDAKIEMHQSFDCPACTGQLGAKRRGGKARARNEA, from the coding sequence ATGGACAAGAAGAATTCGCGCGAGACCTACCGTTCGATCGAGCGCCTTTACGTACCAAACTGGCTGTCCGAGCGCATCCAGGTGACAAACTTCGACCTCGTCGACCAGATGAAGTGGCTGCTTGAGATGGATGGCGCCTTCAACGACATTCTGGCCGTCGAGCGCAAAGAAATCGACCACGTCAAGCATAACGAGGCTTCGCTGCGGAATCTCCTGCGCACGCCGTTCTTGATGGTCGCCCCGACGCTCGAGACGGTTGAAGACTGGCGCTGCTTCGTCGATGAAACGCCGACGACAGTCGCGGTCGATCAACTGTTCCGGAAGCTGCCACCGCTCGACGCGCTCGCAAAATTCTCGGTCGAACAGCACAACCGGATCTTCCTCGATCTGGTGACAAGTGTGATCCACCTCAGCGTGCTTGCGGCTCCGTTGCTCGGAATCACGACCGCGGTAGCCACCTACCTCGCGTCCGTACCCACCTACAAGCTGCGGATCGCGCTCGGTCGGATGCAAGGACTTCCCCTGTTTCGCTGGCGTTTCAACACGCCGACGTTCTGGTATCAGTTCACCGCCAGCGACCTGACCGACGAGATGGTGGCTCACCAGATCATGGCGACCTCGCCGATCCGAATGAACAGTGCGCCTGGCAAGGCCGGTTGGAGCGAGCTTCGACTGCCGCGAGACAAGAATGAGACCTACGCGTGCGCCCTGATGGCCTACGGGTGTCGCGCGTCGACTGCCGCCAGCCTGTTCCGCCTGAATCAGAATGCGATGCGGCAACGGTATGTCGAGATGCACGGCACCAGCTCCCCGTGCGGCAACACGCCGAACTCGCTCACGTGGTTCGTCGAGACGCCAACCAATCGCCTCCACGGCACGATCTTCACGTGGCTCTACCGCGCCGCGCTAGCGTCCGGCGCCAACGCACCGCAAGCCCTGATCGCGACCAACGACGTCTACCAGCAGATCTTCGGCGGCAAGCACGCGATCTCCGTCGACCGCGGCTGTAACCTGACTCGAGCGATGGCCGCAGACAACCGACTCACGATCGCGCCGTGTCGGACCTGCCGGACCGAATACATCGTGAGTAACAACGACGCGAAAATCGAGATGCACCAGAGCTTCGATTGCCCGGCCTGCACGGGGCAGCTCGGCGCGAAACGGCGCGGCGGCAAAGCGAGGGCACGCAATGAAGCATAG
- the tnpA gene encoding IS66-like element accessory protein TnpA, with protein MTQNEVDFLPLRVTGVTATGKRRFDAEGKRKLIEACLQPGASIAGLALKAGVNANQLHKWIQLRERANAAVTACVEPLPSAFVPVVPINEVAPVRTNPEPVNVRRTSHRYEAAKAMTPARLSAQLPNGVTLQLECAAHDGALVKAMIEALGAR; from the coding sequence ATGACACAGAACGAAGTTGATTTCCTGCCACTGCGGGTGACCGGCGTGACCGCGACGGGCAAGCGCAGGTTTGACGCCGAGGGTAAGCGCAAGCTGATTGAAGCCTGCCTGCAGCCGGGCGCGTCAATTGCCGGACTGGCGTTGAAGGCGGGTGTGAACGCGAACCAGCTGCATAAGTGGATTCAATTGCGCGAACGCGCGAATGCTGCTGTGACGGCGTGCGTCGAGCCCTTGCCATCGGCATTCGTGCCGGTCGTTCCGATCAACGAGGTGGCACCGGTGCGCACGAACCCCGAGCCGGTGAACGTACGGCGAACGTCACACAGGTACGAAGCGGCGAAGGCAATGACGCCGGCGCGACTATCAGCGCAGTTGCCCAACGGCGTAACGCTACAGCTCGAATGCGCCGCACACGATGGCGCTCTCGTGAAGGCGATGATCGAAGCGTTGGGGGCACGCTGA
- the tnpB gene encoding IS66 family insertion sequence element accessory protein TnpB (TnpB, as the term is used for proteins encoded by IS66 family insertion elements, is considered an accessory protein, since TnpC, encoded by a neighboring gene, is a DDE family transposase.), with amino-acid sequence MFRFDADLQIYLHREPIDFRAGINSLVALVEQSMLLDPLARAVFAFHNRKRDRVKLLLYDRAGFWLLLKRLEADRFVWPRRQQAVIELTAEQLHLLLDGVDIDAVRRHPARQYCHTN; translated from the coding sequence ATGTTCCGCTTCGACGCGGACCTGCAGATCTACCTGCACCGCGAGCCCATCGACTTCCGCGCCGGCATCAACAGCCTCGTCGCGCTGGTCGAGCAGTCGATGCTGCTCGATCCGCTTGCGCGAGCCGTCTTCGCGTTCCACAACCGCAAACGCGATCGCGTGAAGCTTCTGCTGTATGACCGGGCCGGATTCTGGCTCCTATTGAAACGCCTCGAGGCCGACCGTTTCGTTTGGCCCCGCCGTCAGCAAGCCGTGATCGAACTGACGGCCGAGCAGCTTCACCTGCTGCTCGACGGCGTCGATATCGACGCCGTGCGCCGCCACCCAGCGCGGCAGTACTGCCACACGAACTGA